In one window of Mus pahari chromosome 3, PAHARI_EIJ_v1.1, whole genome shotgun sequence DNA:
- the LOC110318670 gene encoding olfactory receptor 4C15-like encodes MENQSIVNEFILLGLSQNPQIEKILFVVFLLVYLATIGGNMMIIATIIFSPALLGSPMYFFLIFLSLLDTCTSTVVTPKLILDFFHERKTISFEGCMTQLFAFHFFTGAEVIVLAAMAYDRYVAICKPLHYSSIMTWRLCGVLVGVAWTGGFLHSIIQIIFTLQLPFCGPNVIDNYVCDLFPLLKLACTDTHIFVFLVFANSGSICIIIFSLLLVSYGVILFSLRAHSSEGRLKALSTCGSHITVVVLFFVPCILIYARTTSPFPYEKYVVIFVNVVTPLLNPMVYTFRNKEMKNAIRKMCRRSKVVSDNY; translated from the coding sequence ATGGAAAACCAGAGCATTGTCAATGAGTTCATACTTTTGGGGCTTTCTCAGAATCCCCAAATTGAGAAGATATTGTTTGTGGTATTTCTGTTGGTATACCTCGCAACAATTGGAGGCAACATGATGATTATAGCAACCATCATTTTCAGCCCTGCATTGCTGGGttctcccatgtacttcttcttGATATTCCTGTCCTTACTGGATACTTGCACGTCTACTGTTGTCACACCTAAGCTTATTTTAGATTTCTTCCATGAGAGGAAGACCATCTCCTTTGAAGGCTGCATGACACAACTGTTTGCTTTTCACTTCTTCACTGGTGCagaggtcattgtcctggcagccatggcctatgaccgctatgtagccatttgcaaaccccttcactaCTCCTCTATCATGACCTGGAGACTCTGTGGTGTTTTGGTGGGGGTAGCCTGGACAGGGGGATTCTTACATTCTATTATACAAATTATCTTTACTTTGCAGCTACCGTTTTGTGGACCCAATGTTATTGATAATTATGTTTGTGACTTATTCCCATTACTCAAGCTTGCTTGCACTGATAcacacatttttgtctttttggtctTTGCAAATAGTGGCTCTATCTGCATCATTATCTTCTCCTTACTGCTTGTCTCCTATGGTGTCATCTTGTTCTCTCTGAGAGCCCATAGTTCTGAAGGACGACTTAAAGCTCTCTCCACCTGTGGATCCCATATTacagttgttgttttgttctttgtcccATGTATACTAATATATGCACGAACTACATCACCATTCCCATATGAGAAATATGTAGTTATATTTGTCAATGTCGTAACACCACTGCTCAATCCTATGGTTTACACTTTCAGGAATAAGGAAATGAAGAATGCCATCAGAAAAATGTGCAGAAGATCTAAAGTAGTTTCTGAtaactattaa
- the LOC110318768 gene encoding olfactory receptor 4C15-like encodes MQNQSLVNEFILLGLSQNTKVEKILFLLFLLIYLATIGGNMIIVATIIYSPALLGSPMYFFLVFLSLLDACTSTVVTPKMIVGFFYEKKIISFEGCMTQLFAIHFFTAVEVIVLSAMAYDRYVAICKPLHYSSIMSRRVCGILIGIAWAGGFLHSIIQIVFTLQLPFCGPNVIDHYMCDLFPLLKLACTDTHIFVILVFANSGSICIIIFSLLLVSYGVILFSLRTHSSEGRHKALSTCGSHITVVVLFFVPCILIYARPSSPFSFEKNTLIFANVLTPLLNPMVYTFRNKEMKSAIRKMWKRFMVVSDKY; translated from the coding sequence ATGCAAAATCAAAGCCTTGTCAATGAGTTCATACTCCTGGGTCTTTCTCAGAACACAAAAGTTGAGAAAAtattgtttcttctatttttgttaaTCTACCTTGCAACTATTGGTGGCAATATGATAATTGTGGCAACTATCATCTACAGCCCTGCACTGCTAGGctcccccatgtacttcttcttGGTATTCCTGTCCTTACTGGATGCATGCACTTCTACTGTTGTAACACCCAAGATGATCGTAGGCTTCTTCTATGAAAAGAAGATCATCTCTTTTGAAGGCTGCATGACCCAACTGTTTGCCATACACTTCTTTACTGCAGTAGAGGTGATTGTACTGTCAGCTATGGCTTATGACCGTTATGTGGCCATTTGCAAACCCTTGCACTACTCATCCATTATGAGCAGGAGGGTCTGTGGTATTTTAATAGGTATAGCATGGGCTGGAGGATTCTTGCATTCTATCATACAAATTGTCTTTACTTTGCAATTACCATTCTGTGGACCCAATGTCATTGACCATTACATGTGTGACTTGTTCCCATTACTGAAGCTTGcctgcactgacacacacatttttgttattttggtgttTGCCAATAGTGGTTCTATCTGCATCATTATCTTCTCCTTGCTTCTTGTCTCCTATGGTGTCATCTTGTTCTCTTTGAGAACCCACAGTTCTGAAGGTCGACATAAAGCTCTCTCCACCTGTGGGTCCCATATTAcagttgttgttttattctttgtccCATGCATATTAATATACGCACGACCTTCATCTCCATTCTCCTTTGAAAAAAACACATTAATATTTGCCAATGTCCTGACACCATTGCTCAATCCTATGGTTTATACATTCAGGAATAAGGAAATGAAGAGCGCCATAAGGAAAATGTGGAAGAGATTTATGGTGGTTTCtgataaatattaa